In Vagococcus hydrophili, one DNA window encodes the following:
- a CDS encoding LPXTG cell wall anchor domain-containing protein, which yields MKKTINSLLISGLALGTFGLGTLVLAEDSKVDEKAAQEEVITESSAMESSNVETKTSETTPGSSTSEAKKDTADVTKVEEKLEKVVGEKKGEDVPVETNPQASKIREELSSGDFGITKEQLAKYTDEQLEQAMTLFTRYNYDVTGMDYGAYGRLLKTLYGDKTVNVNDALTQLSFDPSSFNSFSEMIPQVDKLQKYLQTLYPTNSTFIAGISYTNDQLIAKLNKLQKMEDELKAAGQTMPFGRIAGLLQADTDEGTGTSSSTSETKTTTTSESGKKDKVTPTSSSDKKGGFLPKTGEQQGTIALATLGVFTILGTAFVLRKKL from the coding sequence ATGAAAAAGACGATAAACTCATTATTAATTAGTGGATTAGCATTAGGAACGTTTGGTTTAGGAACGCTTGTGTTAGCAGAAGATTCAAAAGTAGATGAAAAAGCAGCTCAAGAAGAAGTCATTACAGAATCAAGCGCGATGGAAAGCTCTAACGTAGAAACAAAAACAAGTGAAACAACCCCAGGAAGTTCAACGTCAGAAGCCAAAAAAGATACAGCTGATGTAACTAAAGTTGAAGAAAAACTTGAAAAAGTGGTTGGTGAAAAAAAAGGTGAAGATGTTCCTGTTGAAACCAACCCTCAAGCAAGCAAAATTAGAGAAGAACTATCATCAGGCGATTTTGGTATCACCAAAGAGCAACTTGCTAAATACACAGATGAACAATTAGAACAAGCCATGACTTTATTTACTCGTTATAACTACGATGTAACTGGTATGGATTATGGTGCATATGGTCGTTTATTAAAAACTTTATATGGTGATAAAACAGTTAACGTGAATGATGCATTAACACAGTTATCATTTGATCCATCTAGTTTTAATAGTTTTTCTGAGATGATTCCTCAAGTAGACAAATTACAAAAATATTTACAAACGTTATATCCAACAAATAGCACGTTTATTGCTGGTATAAGCTATACAAATGACCAACTGATTGCTAAGTTAAATAAACTTCAAAAAATGGAAGATGAACTAAAAGCCGCTGGTCAAACAATGCCATTTGGTCGTATTGCAGGCTTACTTCAAGCCGATACTGATGAAGGTACAGGGACAAGTTCATCAACAAGCGAAACTAAAACAACCACCACATCTGAGAGTGGTAAAAAAGATAAAGTCACACCAACAAGCAGTTCAGATAAAAAAGGTGGTTTCTTACCAAAAACAGGTGAACAACAAGGAACTATTGCCTTAGCAACTCTTGGCGTCTTCACAATTTTAGGCACAGCTTTCGTTTTACGTAAAAAATTATAG